The following are encoded in a window of Panicum virgatum strain AP13 chromosome 5N, P.virgatum_v5, whole genome shotgun sequence genomic DNA:
- the LOC120676242 gene encoding auxin efflux carrier component 3a-like isoform X1: protein MPSSQDRKSPLLHVTQILHPESATIPLAFHSRRSRTRGRIPTEPFSLLRQRPPAAPGVGQAKMISWKDFYTVLTAMVPLYVAMILAYGSVRWWRIFTPDQCSGINRFVAIFAVPLLSFHFISTNDPYAMNLRFLAADTLQKLLVLAALAVWSRLPSSSLGGGAPRLDWSITLFSVSTLPNTLVMGIPLLVAMYGPYAGSLMVQVVVLQCIIWYTLLLFLFEFRAARMLIADQFPDTAAAIASLHVDPDVVSLEGGRAETEAEVAEDGRLRVTVRRSSASRRSLLMVTPRPSNLTGAEIYSMSSSRQHSPRGSNFNHADFFAMVDGAPPPPTPAGARGSSFGAGEVYSMHSSRGPTPRQSNFDEHSASAQSSKPAAAVVPSCHDAKELHMFVWSSSASPVSEVSGLPVFAGGAGVNIGAKEIRMVVPADLPQNGSAGKESEDNGEVAAAAVEGEAFRFSGGKTVEDAEAGEAGAPDGLSKLGSSSTAELRGKDVDVAADGGGRSGAPQMPPASVMTRLILIMVWRKLIRNPNTYSSLIGLAWSLIAFRWHISMPAVVAKSISILSDAGLGMAMFSLGLFMALQPNLIACGWRATGISMGVRFLAGPAVMAAASLAIGLRGTLLQIAIVQAALPQGIVPFVFAKEYNVHPAILSTMVIFGMLVALPITLLYYIVLGLGPV from the exons ATGCCGAGTTCACAAGACAGGAAGAGCCCACTCCTGCATGTAACTCAGATACTCCACCCAGAGTCCGCGACCATTCCTCTCGCCTTCCACTCCAGAAGAAGCCGGACAAGAGGCAGGATCCCGACCGagcccttctccctcctccgtcAGCGGCCGCCAGCAGCGCCGGGGGTGGGCCAAGCCAAGATGATATCGTGGAAGGATTTCTACACGGTGCTGACCGCGATGGTGCCGCTGTACGTGGCCATGATCCTGGCGTACGGGTCGGTGCGGTGGTGGCGCATCTTCACGCCGGACCAGTGCTCCGGCATCAACCGCTTCGTCGCCATCTTTGCCGTGCCGCTGCTGTCCTTCCACTTCATCTCCACCAACGACCCCTACgccatgaacctccgcttcctgGCGGCGGACACGCTGCAGAAGCTACTCGTCCTGGCGGCGCTCGCCGTGTGGTCGCGCCTGCCCTCCTccagcctcggcggcggcgcgccgcggctGGACTGGTCCATCACGCTCTTCTCGGTGTCCACGCTGCCCAACACGCTGGTGATGGGGATCCCGCTGCTGGTCGCCATGTACGGGCCCTACGCCGGCTCCCTCATGGTCCAGGTCGTCGTGCTCCAGTGCATCATCTGGTACACGCTGCTGCTCTTCCTCTTCGAGTTCCGCGCCGCGCGGATGCTCATCGCCGACCAGTTCCCGGACACCGCGGCGGCCATCGCGTCGCTGCACGTGGACCCCGACGTGGTGTCGCTGGAGGGCGGCCGCGCCGAGACGGAGGCCGAGGTGGCGGAGGACGGCCGGCTGCGCGTCACGGTGCGCCGCTCGTCCGCGTCGCGGCGGTCGCTGCTGATGGTCACGCCGCGCCCGTCGAACCTGACAGGTGCGGAGATCTACTCGATGAGCTCGTCGCGGCAGCACAGCCCGCGGGGCTCCAACTTCAACCACGCCGACTTCTTCGCCATGGTCGacggcgcgccgcccccgccgacgcccgcgggcgcgcgcggctcgagcttcggcgccggcgaggtgtACTCCATGCACTCGTCCCGGGGCCCGACGCCGCGGCAGTCCAACTTCGACGAGCACTCGGCCTCGGCGCAGTCGTCGAaacccgcggcggcggtcgtgCCCAGCTGCCACGACGCCAAGGAGCTGCACATGTTCGTGTGGAGCTCGAGCGCCTCCCCCGTCTCGGAGGTCAGCGGCCTGCCGGTGTTCGCCGGTGGCGCGGGCGTCAACATCGGCGCCAAGGAAATCCGCATGGTTGTCCCCGCCGACCTGCCGCAGAACGGCTCGGCCGGCAAAG AGAGCGAGGACAACGGTGAAGTGGCGGCAGCCGCTGTGGAAGGCGAGGCGTTCCGCTTCAGCGGCGGCAAGACGGTGGAGGACGCCGAGGCCGGGGAGGCCGGCGCCCCGGACGGGCTGTCGAAGCTGGGGTCCAGCTCGACGGCCGAGCTGCGCGGGAAGGACGTGGAcgtggcggcggacggcggcgggcgctcGGGGGCGCCCCagatgccgccggcgagcgtgatGACCCGGCTCATCCTCATCATGGTGTGGCGCAAGCTGATCCGCAACCCCAACACGTACTCCAGCCTCATCGGTCTCGCCTGGTCCCTCATCGCGTTCCG GTGGCACATCTCCATGCCGGCGGTCGTGGCCAAGTCCATCTCCATCCTCTCGGACGCCGGGCTGGGCATGGCCATGTTTAGCCTGG GATTGTTTATGGCGCTGCAGCCGAACCTCATCGCCTGCGGGTGGCGCGCCACCGGCATCTCCATGGGCGTCCGCTTCCTCGCCGGCCCGGCCGTCATGGCCGCCGCGTCCCTCGCCATCGGCCTCCGCGGGACGCTCCTGCAGATCGCCATTGTGCAG GCAGCTCTACCGCAAGGGATCGTGCCCTTTGTGTTCGCCAAGGAATACAACGTCCACCCGGCCATCCTCAGCACCAT GGTAATCTTTGGAATGCTGGTAGCCCTGCCGATCACCCTTCTCTACTACATCGTTCTCGGACTGGGACCagtatag
- the LOC120676242 gene encoding auxin efflux carrier component 3a-like isoform X2, with amino-acid sequence MPSSQDRKSPLLHVTQILHPESATIPLAFHSRRSRTRGRIPTEPFSLLRQRPPAAPGVGQAKMISWKDFYTVLTAMVPLYVAMILAYGSVRWWRIFTPDQCSGINRFVAIFAVPLLSFHFISTNDPYAMNLRFLAADTLQKLLVLAALAVWSRLPSSSLGGGAPRLDWSITLFSVSTLPNTLVMGIPLLVAMYGPYAGSLMVQVVVLQCIIWYTLLLFLFEFRAARMLIADQFPDTAAAIASLHVDPDVVSLEGGRAETEAEVAEDGRLRVTVRRSSASRRSLLMVTPRPSNLTGAEIYSMSSSRQHSPRGSNFNHADFFAMVDGAPPPPTPAGARGSSFGAGEVYSMHSSRGPTPRQSNFDEHSASAQSSKPAAAVVPSCHDAKELHMFVWSSSASPVSEVSGLPVFAGGAGVNIGAKEIRMVVPADLPQNGSAGKESEDNGEVAAAAVEGEAFRFSGGKTVEDAEAGEAGAPDGLSKLGSSSTAELRGKDVDVAADGGGRSGAPQMPPASVMTRLILIMVWRKLIRNPNTYSSLIGLAWSLIAFRWHISMPAVVAKSISILSDAGLGMAMFSLGLFMALQPNLIACGWRATGISMGVRFLAGPAVMAAASLAIGLRGTLLQIAIVQVTMLHADDMICWPPRASELSIVRLADRIIGSVR; translated from the exons ATGCCGAGTTCACAAGACAGGAAGAGCCCACTCCTGCATGTAACTCAGATACTCCACCCAGAGTCCGCGACCATTCCTCTCGCCTTCCACTCCAGAAGAAGCCGGACAAGAGGCAGGATCCCGACCGagcccttctccctcctccgtcAGCGGCCGCCAGCAGCGCCGGGGGTGGGCCAAGCCAAGATGATATCGTGGAAGGATTTCTACACGGTGCTGACCGCGATGGTGCCGCTGTACGTGGCCATGATCCTGGCGTACGGGTCGGTGCGGTGGTGGCGCATCTTCACGCCGGACCAGTGCTCCGGCATCAACCGCTTCGTCGCCATCTTTGCCGTGCCGCTGCTGTCCTTCCACTTCATCTCCACCAACGACCCCTACgccatgaacctccgcttcctgGCGGCGGACACGCTGCAGAAGCTACTCGTCCTGGCGGCGCTCGCCGTGTGGTCGCGCCTGCCCTCCTccagcctcggcggcggcgcgccgcggctGGACTGGTCCATCACGCTCTTCTCGGTGTCCACGCTGCCCAACACGCTGGTGATGGGGATCCCGCTGCTGGTCGCCATGTACGGGCCCTACGCCGGCTCCCTCATGGTCCAGGTCGTCGTGCTCCAGTGCATCATCTGGTACACGCTGCTGCTCTTCCTCTTCGAGTTCCGCGCCGCGCGGATGCTCATCGCCGACCAGTTCCCGGACACCGCGGCGGCCATCGCGTCGCTGCACGTGGACCCCGACGTGGTGTCGCTGGAGGGCGGCCGCGCCGAGACGGAGGCCGAGGTGGCGGAGGACGGCCGGCTGCGCGTCACGGTGCGCCGCTCGTCCGCGTCGCGGCGGTCGCTGCTGATGGTCACGCCGCGCCCGTCGAACCTGACAGGTGCGGAGATCTACTCGATGAGCTCGTCGCGGCAGCACAGCCCGCGGGGCTCCAACTTCAACCACGCCGACTTCTTCGCCATGGTCGacggcgcgccgcccccgccgacgcccgcgggcgcgcgcggctcgagcttcggcgccggcgaggtgtACTCCATGCACTCGTCCCGGGGCCCGACGCCGCGGCAGTCCAACTTCGACGAGCACTCGGCCTCGGCGCAGTCGTCGAaacccgcggcggcggtcgtgCCCAGCTGCCACGACGCCAAGGAGCTGCACATGTTCGTGTGGAGCTCGAGCGCCTCCCCCGTCTCGGAGGTCAGCGGCCTGCCGGTGTTCGCCGGTGGCGCGGGCGTCAACATCGGCGCCAAGGAAATCCGCATGGTTGTCCCCGCCGACCTGCCGCAGAACGGCTCGGCCGGCAAAG AGAGCGAGGACAACGGTGAAGTGGCGGCAGCCGCTGTGGAAGGCGAGGCGTTCCGCTTCAGCGGCGGCAAGACGGTGGAGGACGCCGAGGCCGGGGAGGCCGGCGCCCCGGACGGGCTGTCGAAGCTGGGGTCCAGCTCGACGGCCGAGCTGCGCGGGAAGGACGTGGAcgtggcggcggacggcggcgggcgctcGGGGGCGCCCCagatgccgccggcgagcgtgatGACCCGGCTCATCCTCATCATGGTGTGGCGCAAGCTGATCCGCAACCCCAACACGTACTCCAGCCTCATCGGTCTCGCCTGGTCCCTCATCGCGTTCCG GTGGCACATCTCCATGCCGGCGGTCGTGGCCAAGTCCATCTCCATCCTCTCGGACGCCGGGCTGGGCATGGCCATGTTTAGCCTGG GATTGTTTATGGCGCTGCAGCCGAACCTCATCGCCTGCGGGTGGCGCGCCACCGGCATCTCCATGGGCGTCCGCTTCCTCGCCGGCCCGGCCGTCATGGCCGCCGCGTCCCTCGCCATCGGCCTCCGCGGGACGCTCCTGCAGATCGCCATTGTGCAGGTAACCATGCTACATGCAGATGATATGATCTGCTGGCCGCCAAGAGCGAGCGAGCTCTCGATCGTACGTCTTGCCGACCGAATCATTGGTTCGGTTAGATAA